The following proteins are encoded in a genomic region of Alphaproteobacteria bacterium:
- a CDS encoding ABC transporter ATP-binding protein, whose amino-acid sequence MNPNRIQLRNVDLHYAATAYRERSIKSLMLGLIRKRRAPRIADIHALKDITLEIGQGARVGLMGHNGSGKSTFLKTVAGLYPISGGRLEVSGKISALFDLGLGFEPEATGRENILFRGLLLGHTPAYMRAREAEIVDFAGLGEFIDYPMKTYSAGMQVRLAFAISTAVGGDILLLDEVIGAGDASFMAKAKARIAELIARSDILVLASHDLATLASLCTRGLVFHHGSLIFDGPVEQAIAAYKTANGLPP is encoded by the coding sequence ATGAATCCCAATCGCATCCAGCTCCGCAACGTCGATCTGCATTATGCCGCGACCGCCTACCGCGAGCGGTCGATCAAGTCCCTGATGCTCGGGCTGATCCGCAAACGGCGGGCGCCCCGGATCGCCGACATTCACGCGCTGAAGGACATCACCCTTGAGATCGGCCAGGGCGCGCGCGTCGGCCTGATGGGGCATAACGGCTCCGGCAAAAGCACCTTCCTCAAAACTGTCGCCGGCCTGTATCCCATTTCCGGCGGGCGGCTGGAGGTCAGCGGCAAGATCAGCGCGCTATTCGATCTCGGCCTCGGCTTCGAGCCGGAAGCGACAGGGCGGGAGAACATCCTGTTCCGCGGCCTGCTGCTGGGCCACACGCCCGCCTATATGCGCGCGCGCGAGGCCGAGATCGTGGATTTCGCGGGCCTTGGCGAATTTATCGACTATCCGATGAAGACCTACTCGGCCGGCATGCAGGTACGGCTGGCCTTCGCCATCTCCACTGCCGTCGGCGGCGACATTCTGCTGCTGGACGAAGTGATCGGCGCGGGCGATGCGAGTTTCATGGCGAAGGCCAAGGCGCGCATCGCCGAGCTGATCGCCCGGTCCGACATCCTGGTGCTGGCTTCGCACGATCTCGCCACGCTGGCATCGCTCTGCACGCGCGGCCTGGTCTTCCATCACGGCAGCCTGATTTTCGACGGGCCGGTGGAGCAGGCGATCGCGGCCTATAAGACGGCGAACGGGCTGCCGCCATGA
- a CDS encoding DegT/DnrJ/EryC1/StrS family aminotransferase, which translates to MIPVYQPYLTGREKEYVLQCLDSTWISSRGEFIGKFERRFADYIGAPHATSVVNGTAALHLAMLALGIKAGDEVIVPTLTYIASVNTIMQTGATPVFAESMESSWNIDPADIERKITPRTKAVMAVPLYGLPCDMDAIVDICNRRKLLLIEDCAEAFGTLYKGRHVGTFGDAATFSFFGNKTITTGEGGMVVMRDETAAARAYHLKTQGVSPQREYWHDIVAYNYRMTNICAAIGLAQLEQADAILEKKRVIANSYRKKLAGLPVAFHDELPDTRHSFWMCSIAARTPQDRDGLRARLEAEGVETRPVFHPAHTLPHCATGQSFPVAEKIAAHGLNLPSYPALTEKDIDTVCDAVRGYFADQLRQDVAQKSLAACA; encoded by the coding sequence ATGATCCCTGTTTATCAGCCCTATCTCACAGGCCGTGAAAAAGAATATGTATTGCAATGCCTGGATTCGACATGGATTTCCTCGCGCGGCGAATTCATAGGAAAATTTGAGCGCCGGTTTGCCGATTATATCGGCGCGCCCCATGCCACGAGCGTGGTCAACGGAACCGCCGCCTTACATCTTGCGATGCTCGCGCTGGGGATCAAGGCTGGAGACGAGGTGATCGTTCCCACGCTGACCTATATCGCCTCGGTCAACACCATCATGCAGACGGGCGCGACGCCGGTTTTCGCGGAGTCCATGGAAAGCAGCTGGAACATCGATCCCGCCGATATCGAGCGCAAGATCACGCCCCGGACGAAGGCCGTCATGGCGGTGCCGCTCTACGGCTTGCCTTGCGACATGGATGCGATCGTCGATATCTGCAACCGGCGCAAACTGCTTCTGATCGAGGATTGCGCGGAAGCTTTCGGCACACTCTACAAAGGGCGCCATGTCGGAACATTCGGCGATGCCGCGACGTTCAGCTTCTTCGGCAACAAGACCATCACCACCGGCGAGGGCGGCATGGTGGTGATGCGCGACGAAACGGCGGCGGCGCGCGCTTATCACTTAAAGACGCAGGGCGTCTCGCCGCAGCGCGAATACTGGCACGATATCGTCGCCTATAATTACCGCATGACCAATATATGCGCCGCGATCGGCCTGGCGCAGCTGGAACAGGCGGATGCGATCCTGGAGAAAAAGCGCGTCATCGCAAACAGCTATCGCAAGAAGCTCGCGGGATTGCCCGTCGCCTTCCACGACGAGTTGCCGGATACGCGCCATTCTTTCTGGATGTGCTCGATCGCCGCGCGGACGCCGCAGGATCGCGACGGCTTGCGCGCACGGCTGGAGGCGGAAGGCGTGGAGACGCGTCCGGTATTCCATCCGGCCCATACCCTTCCGCATTGCGCGACAGGCCAGTCTTTCCCCGTGGCCGAGAAGATCGCGGCGCATGGCCTGAACCTGCCGAGCTATCCCGCGCTGACGGAGAAGGATATCGACACCGTCTGCGACGCGGTGCGCGGCTACTTCGCCGACCAGCTACGCCAGGACGTCGCGCAAAAGAGCCTGGCGGCCTGCGCATGA
- a CDS encoding ABC transporter permease yields MTSTIGGASSFVMADAYIKQCRHPLAIYTLRTVTAAMIVLLFASAPLFAWAAIVMPQNVGLCWLAAFAIYPLIAILIWPLATLLAYLGARFRDVPHALTLVLQAVWFVSPVYFEAKLFRGGGMDALVDFNPVYHLLQIIRAPLLSGMWPAPENYAFVIASAGILALLAIAVGARAERRVIFYI; encoded by the coding sequence GTGACCTCGACGATCGGCGGCGCCTCCAGCTTCGTCATGGCCGACGCCTACATCAAGCAATGCAGGCATCCGCTGGCGATCTATACCCTGCGGACCGTGACCGCCGCCATGATCGTTCTGCTTTTCGCCAGCGCGCCGCTGTTCGCCTGGGCGGCGATCGTGATGCCTCAGAATGTCGGCCTTTGCTGGCTTGCCGCGTTCGCGATCTATCCTCTCATCGCCATCCTGATCTGGCCCCTCGCGACCTTGCTGGCCTATCTCGGCGCGAGATTCCGCGACGTGCCGCATGCCCTGACCCTCGTGCTGCAGGCCGTATGGTTTGTTTCGCCGGTTTATTTCGAGGCAAAGCTGTTTCGCGGCGGCGGCATGGACGCCCTGGTGGATTTCAACCCGGTCTATCACCTTCTGCAAATCATCCGGGCGCCCTTGCTGAGCGGCATGTGGCCGGCGCCGGAGAATTACGCGTTCGTGATCGCTTCGGCGGGCATTCTGGCGCTTCTGGCCATCGCGGTCGGCGCGAGAGCGGAAAGAAGGGTCATTTTCTACATATGA
- a CDS encoding alpha-ketoglutarate-dependent dioxygenase AlkB: protein MIPGLSHLPDFITGAEEAALLDSVDAQPWLSDLKRRVQHYGYRYDYKARAVTQDLYLGPLPDWLADYAARLHRNGTFPTVPDQVIVNEYQPGQGIAPHIDCVPCFAETITSLSLGSPCVMNFARSDTGQKTSLLLEPRSLLILSGEARYRWTHAIAARKSDKWNGAFFARGRRVSLTFRKVLAGA from the coding sequence GTGATTCCCGGCCTTTCACATTTGCCGGATTTCATCACCGGCGCGGAAGAGGCGGCCCTGCTGGATTCCGTCGATGCGCAGCCCTGGCTTAGCGATCTGAAGCGCAGGGTGCAGCATTACGGCTATCGGTACGACTACAAGGCGCGGGCCGTGACGCAAGACCTGTATCTCGGCCCGCTGCCGGACTGGCTGGCGGATTATGCCGCGCGCCTTCACCGTAACGGTACTTTCCCGACGGTTCCGGATCAGGTCATTGTGAACGAATACCAGCCCGGCCAAGGCATCGCGCCGCATATCGATTGTGTGCCCTGCTTTGCAGAAACGATCACCTCTTTGAGTCTCGGCAGCCCGTGTGTGATGAATTTTGCCCGGTCCGACACAGGCCAAAAAACATCCCTGCTATTGGAGCCGCGAAGCCTGCTCATCCTTTCCGGCGAGGCCCGCTATCGCTGGACCCATGCCATAGCCGCCCGCAAGAGTGACAAATGGAACGGTGCCTTCTTCGCGCGCGGACGGCGTGTGTCACTGACGTTCAGGAAGGTTTTGGCGGGGGCATGA
- a CDS encoding class I SAM-dependent methyltransferase: MQQHIYGAGRDNTRLRRTRSDIVPGRKYAEPLYPSQSEKISNPLKKVRSLLQLRRPLPAPRCPIFWSYYSPRAKHLYLQKMARAALQTNEPWLLRHKAEKFDFIGQIAAGKTLLVGEGNLSFTLSLAKDARINPLRLTSSTYEVSSELSDEAKENAKRLRSLGALVLHHVDATRLSSIFEGSKFDSIIFQFPHTGSREPAEGHNPNFILVRDFLRSAARQLEKRGKVLISAVDSPHYRGAFQFEEAAKLSGFLPPESYAFDPDNFQGYHHTMTHQPGSALDDHDEFATWVFRPKA, translated from the coding sequence ATGCAGCAGCACATTTATGGTGCAGGGCGTGATAATACTCGCCTGCGCAGAACTCGGTCTGATATCGTTCCGGGCCGCAAATACGCCGAACCGTTATACCCTTCGCAATCAGAAAAGATTTCGAATCCTCTGAAGAAAGTGCGCAGTTTGCTGCAACTCAGGCGCCCGCTTCCTGCGCCACGCTGCCCCATATTCTGGTCGTATTATTCTCCGAGAGCGAAGCACCTCTACTTGCAGAAAATGGCCAGGGCGGCTCTTCAAACCAATGAGCCATGGTTATTGCGCCATAAGGCAGAGAAATTTGATTTTATTGGGCAGATCGCGGCCGGGAAAACATTGCTCGTCGGCGAGGGCAATCTCAGTTTCACGCTGAGTCTGGCTAAAGATGCCCGCATCAATCCGCTGCGCCTGACGTCCAGCACTTATGAAGTGTCCTCGGAGTTGTCGGACGAGGCGAAGGAGAATGCAAAGAGGCTTCGCAGCCTTGGCGCCCTGGTTCTTCATCACGTCGATGCAACGAGATTGTCGTCCATCTTCGAAGGATCGAAATTCGACAGCATTATTTTCCAGTTTCCTCATACGGGAAGCAGAGAGCCGGCCGAAGGGCATAACCCGAACTTTATTCTGGTGAGAGATTTCCTCAGGAGTGCTGCGCGGCAATTGGAAAAGAGAGGGAAAGTCCTAATTTCGGCAGTTGATAGCCCGCATTACCGCGGCGCTTTCCAATTCGAAGAGGCGGCAAAGCTTTCCGGGTTTCTGCCGCCAGAATCCTATGCGTTTGATCCGGATAACTTCCAAGGCTATCATCACACTATGACACATCAGCCCGGCAGCGCTCTGGACGACCATGACGAATTTGCAACCTGGGTTTTTAGGCCGAAAGCCTGA